From the Jilunia laotingensis genome, the window GGCATTTTGCCTGCTGCAATGAAAGGTTATGATCCTCAAGCTTATATTGATACAATAATGAGCGGGACATTAAATGTTTTAAATTATTGCCTTTCTGTTAAAGCTGAAAAGATAATTTTTTCCCAATCACGTGCAGACTCAAATTATCTTATGGACCAAGGACCTATTCCTTCGGATATTGTAAAAAAATTCCCACTGACAGGCGATCATTCGGTTTATTCTATTTGTAAAAACGCGGCAGTGGATTTAATAGAACACTATTACCATCAATATAACCTGAAAAGGTTCATATTGAGATTCCCAACAATATACGCATACCATCCCAATCCCTACTTTTATGTTAATGGAATACGCAAATGGAAAGCTTATAGGTATTTGATTGATCAAGCCATCAAAGGGAAGACCATTGAGATCTGGGGTGACCCTCAACGTGCAAAGGAAATAGTGTATGTAAAAGATGCCATACAGATTGTCCAAAGATGTATTGATTCCGAATTGGATGGAGGTGTCTACAATGTTGGGAGAGGTGTTCCGGTTACGTTGGAAGAGCAGATATTAGGCATTGTAGAAGTCTTTTCGGATAGCAAACATCCTTCCCAAGTCATATATAAACCGGAAAAGCCAAATGCGCGGGAATATGTAAATGATATTTCTAAAACGAAAAATGAACTTGGGTATGTGCCCGAATATGATTACAAGGCCCTATTGCTTGATTATAAAAAAGAGATGGAGGCTGAGTCATTTAAGAAATTATGGGGAAGCCAAATCGATTATGAATAAGAATATCATTAGAATAAAGTGTCCCAATAACAATATACAGGAAAGAGAGAAAAGATTGGTAAGCAGTCAAAAAAATGGCTATTGATTGTAAGTTCTATCTTCGCTGCCAACCCAATTTTAGAATTATGTATAGCAGTGAAGATCTTGAAAGGTTTTACTTTCAGTACCAGACCGAGGCCTTTACTCATGGAGAATCTCTCCAATCATTTTGTATTAAGAATAAAGTTCCTTATAACATTTTTCAGAAATGGTATAAGGATACTCGTAACAAAGTCGTAGAAGTCAAAGTCGATGGAGTTCCTATTGATGCGGATGAGGAAGACTTAAAATTAAAAGGTCCGGTTCAGCAGGCAGCGCGACGAACAGATAATTCTGTTCGTATATGGATTGACATTCGTATCAGCAATGGCCTACATTTATCCCAAAAGAATTTAAGCTATCAGGATTTAGTTCGTATGGTAGAGAAGCTGGAGAGGTTATGCTGAGTGTTACCGGTCTAAATCATTTTACTATGTCCGTGATTTTACCGATATGCGTTGTAAGCACAGCCGTGTGTTGTCTATCATTCGTGAAAGACTTCACAGGGAGCCAAGTGATGGAGATGTCTTTGTTATGTCTCGAAATCGCAGAATAGTTCGTATGTTTTCATTCGATAATCGTTCGTACAGTTTGTTCGAGAAGAAGTTTGTTTCAGGCTATCAGTTCATGAAAGTAGAGCGGAATGGAGCGGATACAGTCTATCGGGTTGATTGGAAAGATGTGGTTCTGATTCTTGAAAACCCTGTTGTTAAAACATTAAAAATCAGATGATTAATACATTTGTTTACTTGCGGTTTTATGATTATTTCACTACCTTTAATGCTGTAAATCAAAGGTTTAATCATGATCGAACTGCAAGATATAATAAGAGCAAAAAGGGAGCTGTTGAGTAGGGAAACCTACTCACTGAACCCTATAAATTATAGTGAAGGTATGGCAGCCGATTAAATAGACCGATACATTCAATACCTTGCCGAGCAGAATCAGGAACTAAGGCTGACAAGTGATGCCATGAAACTTGTTCTGGAAGATTTCATGATCCAGATGCAGGAACTGAAGGATCAGATGGCATCTATGGAATCGAAACACTCTGAATTAGAGGAACGTTTTTCTGCAAAACATAAATTTCGCAAATCAGCGGAATGCAAGGTGAAGTCACTTCAAGAAGAACTTGATTACGCAAATCAAGAACGTTTTGGTGACAGACGTCAAAAGATAAACTCTAAAGCCCCAAAGAGTGCCCCTGACCGGAAAAAGGAGAAAGATGATTATGATGGTACCGATGAGACGCTTCGCACGGATTCAGTTGCTCATGCCCGTTCCCAAGAGGCAAAAGAGTCATCCAGGAAAGCACGTGATTTATCCAATCGTCTTGACGGGAACTTCCGATAGACAACAATCTAGCCGAGCGAACCATCCGAAAGCTGACGACTCAACGTAACAGTTCACTTCATTATGGAAGTGATGCCGGTGCTGAGATGGCTGCTACTTATCACAGTGTGATTGGAACGGTAAAGCTTCATGGAAGTTCTATCTGGAACTTCATCGGAACTTTATTCAAAAATATCTTTAACGGGTGCAGGGATTATGTTAATATGGTTCCTGACAAAATCATTTTGGCTACCTGCCAATGTTAAATTCAAAACTAATTAATTAACAAAACTCGGTTTAGGGCACAGTTATGTACCCTTTCAAAGGGGGATGTCCTAAATTGAGTGCTTACAATACGTCAAAATAAGACGTTTACAAAAGTCTCAAATGGTTAATGTTACTAAATATAATGATCAAGAACAGATATTGGTAAGTATCTGTTGTACAGTCTATAATCATTCTGCTTATATAAGGCAATGTATAGACGGATTTATGATGCAAAAAACGAATTTTAGGTATGAGGTACTGATACATGATGATGCTTCTACTGATGGGACTCAAGGTATTATTCGTGAGTACGAAAGGAAGTATCCTGAAATAATAAAACCTATATATCAAAAAGAAAATCAATACAGTAAAGGAGGAAGGATTTCAATTCGTTTTAATATTCCTAGGGCAAAAGGGAAATATATAGCTTTTTGTGAAGGAGACGATTATTGGATTGATCCTCTAAAATTGCAAAAACAAGTGGATTTATTAGAGAATGATATATCCATAGGAATGGTAAATACAGATGTTGATGTTTTATATCAAGAATCTAATTACTATTTGAGGAATTACAACAAATCTAAGCGTTTATCTAATAATAAATATGTTTCAGGGAATGTTCCGATTGAGGTATTGTTGAATAGTCAATATTTAATAAAAACTCCTACAGTTTTAATTAGAAAGAAACTATTTGATAATTATTTGAAATCGGAAGAATGTACCTATATACGAGAGCATTTTCCAATGGGAGATACCCCCATATGGGTTTTTTTTGCAAAAGAATCAAAAATATTTTATTTAGATGAAGTTACAACTGTATACAGAAGGCATAAAGGCTCTGCAAGTAATCAAATAAATTTTAGAAATAAGTTGTAT encodes:
- a CDS encoding NAD-dependent epimerase/dehydratase family protein; translated protein: MKRIVLFGATGTVGTYTAIELKKQGYDIVAVGRRTSDNGFFKVKGIDYYPVDITRPDTFSVLPMDDIYCVVHFAGILPAAMKGYDPQAYIDTIMSGTLNVLNYCLSVKAEKIIFSQSRADSNYLMDQGPIPSDIVKKFPLTGDHSVYSICKNAAVDLIEHYYHQYNLKRFILRFPTIYAYHPNPYFYVNGIRKWKAYRYLIDQAIKGKTIEIWGDPQRAKEIVYVKDAIQIVQRCIDSELDGGVYNVGRGVPVTLEEQILGIVEVFSDSKHPSQVIYKPEKPNAREYVNDISKTKNELGYVPEYDYKALLLDYKKEMEAESFKKLWGSQIDYE
- a CDS encoding glycosyltransferase, encoding MMQKTNFRYEVLIHDDASTDGTQGIIREYERKYPEIIKPIYQKENQYSKGGRISIRFNIPRAKGKYIAFCEGDDYWIDPLKLQKQVDLLENDISIGMVNTDVDVLYQESNYYLRNYNKSKRLSNNKYVSGNVPIEVLLNSQYLIKTPTVLIRKKLFDNYLKSEECTYIREHFPMGDTPIWVFFAKESKIFYLDEVTTVYRRHKGSASNQINFRNKLYFSLLSAELKIFYIEKYKIKDDSFVKFAYKLYENNLLSYLSFVPDYNYTYKLNNKIEDRINKLRRNLFIRLFYRIKYCVHHILFFMIQDSYYYFRKIVDSF